One part of the Burkholderia vietnamiensis LMG 10929 genome encodes these proteins:
- the benD gene encoding benzoate diol dehydrogenase BenD: protein MMMQRFSGKVVVVTGAAQGIGRGVALRAAAEGGSVLLVDRAEFVAEVAAEAPEGSAAACVADLETYDGARAAIACAIAAFGRIDVLINGVGGAIRMRPFAEFEPAQIDAEIRRSLMPTLYSCHAVLPHMVEAGGGTIVNVSSNATRGIRRVPYSAAKGGVNALTAALAMEYAEHGIRVVATAPGGTTAPPRRVPRNAAGDSAQEQAWMAEAVRQVTDSTFFKRYGTLDEQIAPILFLASDEASYITGTVLPVAGGDTG from the coding sequence ATGATGATGCAACGATTCTCGGGCAAGGTCGTCGTCGTTACCGGCGCGGCACAGGGCATCGGCCGCGGCGTCGCATTGCGCGCGGCGGCCGAGGGCGGCAGCGTGCTGCTGGTCGATCGTGCCGAATTCGTCGCCGAGGTGGCCGCCGAAGCGCCGGAGGGCAGCGCGGCCGCATGCGTCGCCGATCTGGAAACCTACGACGGCGCGCGCGCGGCGATCGCGTGTGCGATCGCGGCGTTCGGCCGGATCGACGTGTTGATCAACGGCGTCGGCGGCGCGATCCGGATGCGGCCGTTCGCCGAGTTCGAGCCGGCGCAGATCGACGCGGAGATTCGCCGCTCGCTGATGCCGACGCTGTACAGCTGCCATGCGGTGCTGCCGCATATGGTCGAGGCGGGCGGCGGCACGATCGTCAACGTGTCGTCGAACGCGACGCGCGGGATTCGCCGCGTGCCGTATTCGGCCGCGAAGGGCGGCGTCAACGCGCTGACGGCGGCGCTCGCGATGGAATACGCGGAACACGGGATCCGCGTGGTCGCGACCGCGCCGGGCGGCACCACGGCGCCGCCGCGCCGCGTGCCGCGCAATGCGGCCGGCGACAGCGCGCAGGAACAGGCGTGGATGGCCGAGGCGGTGCGGCAGGTGACCGATTCGACTTTCTTCAAGCGCTACGGCACGCTCGACGAGCAGATCGCGCCGATCCTGTTCCTCGCTTCGGACGAAGCGAGTTACATCACCGGCACCGTGCTGCCGGTCGCCGGCGGCGATACGGGCTGA
- a CDS encoding RidA family protein, producing MRNREAIIPAGMESVYDRIGYAPAIKVGDTVYVSGQIGRDAAMQLVEGREAQIVQAFENLKRVLEAGGATLADVVDLTTFHTDMRDLPLFMQVRDRYFHAHPRPAWTAVGAHMLGGAPGYIVEIKAVAVVER from the coding sequence ATGCGCAACCGCGAAGCGATCATCCCGGCCGGGATGGAAAGCGTGTACGACAGGATCGGCTACGCGCCGGCGATCAAGGTCGGCGATACCGTTTACGTGTCGGGGCAGATCGGACGCGACGCGGCGATGCAGCTGGTCGAAGGTCGTGAAGCGCAGATCGTGCAGGCGTTCGAAAACCTCAAGCGCGTGCTCGAGGCGGGCGGCGCGACGCTCGCCGACGTGGTCGACCTGACGACGTTCCATACCGACATGCGCGACCTGCCGCTGTTCATGCAGGTGCGCGACCGTTATTTCCATGCGCATCCGCGGCCGGCGTGGACGGCCGTCGGCGCGCACATGCTTGGCGGCGCGCCGGGTTACATCGTGGAGATCAAGGCGGTGGCGGTGGTGGAGCGGTGA
- a CDS encoding IS30 family transposase — MKQRPRIYYSESQKALMWDRWRKGETIHQIAKLFDRGHSSIQRILSEAGGIEPPQRRRAPQTLTLAEREEISRCLVSGLSIRSIAVKLGRAPSTISRELQRNGGSQGYRASRADELAWDRARRPKICKLVSNQTLARVVAAKLRLQWSPEQISGWLKHAYAVNKDHLVSHETIYRSLYIQARGALKKELLEHLRRSRAMRRSRHHTLKTEDRTNIRDAVSISERPATAEDRAIPGHWEGDLLFGNATSQIATLVERQSRYVMLVKVAGKDSEAVVNALIRHASKLPRELYKSLTWDRGTEMADHKRFTVATKIQVYFCDPQNPWQRGSNENMNGLLRQYFPKGTDLSAYSQAQLDAVARRLNERPRKTLNFDTPAQRFHQSVASTG, encoded by the coding sequence ATGAAGCAGAGGCCGAGGATCTACTATTCTGAGAGTCAGAAAGCACTCATGTGGGACCGCTGGCGTAAAGGTGAAACGATTCATCAAATTGCCAAACTGTTCGATCGGGGCCACTCTTCGATACAGCGGATTCTGTCAGAGGCCGGCGGCATCGAGCCTCCGCAAAGACGTCGCGCACCGCAGACATTGACGCTCGCGGAACGCGAGGAAATCTCTCGCTGCCTGGTGAGCGGATTATCGATTCGGTCTATTGCGGTCAAGCTGGGACGTGCTCCTTCCACGATCAGCCGCGAGCTGCAGCGCAACGGAGGCAGCCAAGGTTATCGAGCGAGCCGTGCGGATGAGCTCGCCTGGGATCGGGCACGTCGCCCAAAGATTTGCAAATTAGTGAGCAACCAGACGCTGGCGCGAGTTGTCGCTGCAAAGCTGAGGCTGCAGTGGTCCCCTGAGCAGATTTCTGGTTGGCTCAAGCATGCGTATGCCGTCAACAAGGACCATCTGGTGTCACACGAGACGATCTATCGGAGCCTCTATATTCAAGCCCGCGGTGCCCTGAAAAAGGAATTGCTTGAACACTTGCGACGCTCTCGAGCGATGCGCCGGTCTCGCCATCACACATTGAAAACCGAAGACCGCACGAACATTCGCGACGCTGTATCGATCAGTGAACGCCCCGCGACGGCGGAGGATCGCGCGATACCCGGGCACTGGGAAGGTGACTTGCTGTTTGGCAACGCGACCAGCCAGATTGCGACTCTTGTCGAACGTCAGAGTCGATACGTGATGCTGGTAAAAGTAGCCGGTAAGGATTCCGAGGCTGTGGTCAACGCGCTGATACGACACGCCAGCAAGTTACCTCGAGAACTATATAAATCGCTGACCTGGGACAGGGGCACGGAAATGGCTGATCACAAACGCTTTACCGTGGCGACCAAGATTCAGGTCTATTTCTGCGATCCGCAGAATCCGTGGCAACGCGGCTCGAATGAAAACATGAACGGACTGCTGAGGCAGTACTTCCCGAAAGGCACCGACCTCTCTGCCTATTCCCAAGCCCAACTCGACGCTGTAGCGAGGCGTCTCAACGAGCGTCCGCGTAAGACGCTAAACTTTGACACACCCGCCCAGCGGTTCCATCAATCTGTTGCATCGACCGGTTGA